The Alphaproteobacteria bacterium genome contains a region encoding:
- the tesB gene encoding acyl-CoA thioesterase II, with amino-acid sequence MSEAAVKTMLDVLNLEQLEVNLFRGRSPQDRWQRVFGGQVIGQALVAAIRTVEGRTPHSLHCYFLVGGDPKVPIIYEVDRSRDGKSFTTRRVVAIQNGQQIFVLAVSFHNDEEGLTHQVTMPDVPPPEKLPTDTEIRAKVMETMPEPVRRYYQSARPIELRPVEYDRYLGKKYEDGKFNVWIRASAKLPDDPSIHQCVLAYASDMSLLDTALVPHGRSLFEKDFMGASLDHALWLHRPFRADDWLLYSQESPTMSGSRGFARGLIYRRDGVLVASVAQEGLVRIRRP; translated from the coding sequence ATGTCCGAAGCTGCCGTCAAAACCATGCTCGACGTGCTCAACCTCGAACAGCTCGAGGTCAACCTGTTTCGCGGCCGCAGCCCCCAGGACCGCTGGCAGCGCGTGTTCGGCGGACAGGTGATCGGGCAGGCGCTGGTCGCCGCCATCCGCACCGTCGAGGGGCGCACGCCGCACTCGCTGCATTGCTATTTCCTGGTCGGCGGCGATCCCAAGGTGCCGATCATCTACGAGGTGGACCGCAGCCGCGACGGCAAGAGCTTTACCACGCGCCGCGTCGTCGCGATCCAGAATGGCCAGCAGATCTTCGTGCTCGCGGTCTCATTCCACAACGATGAAGAGGGACTGACGCATCAGGTGACGATGCCGGATGTCCCGCCGCCCGAGAAGCTGCCGACCGACACGGAGATCCGCGCCAAGGTGATGGAGACGATGCCCGAGCCGGTGCGCCGCTATTATCAGAGCGCGCGGCCGATCGAACTGCGGCCCGTGGAGTACGATCGTTATCTCGGCAAGAAATACGAGGATGGCAAGTTCAATGTCTGGATCCGCGCAAGCGCAAAGCTTCCCGACGATCCCTCGATTCATCAGTGCGTGCTCGCCTACGCCTCCGACATGTCGCTGCTCGACACCGCGCTGGTGCCGCATGGGCGCAGTCTGTTCGAGAAGGACTTCATGGGCGCGAGCCTCGATCATGCGCTGTGGCTGCACCGCCCGTTCCGTGCCGACGACTGGCTTCTCTATTCGCAGGAGAGCCCGACCATGAGCGGCTCGCGCGGCTTCGCGCGCGGGCTGATCTACCGCCGCGACGGCGTGCTGGTGGCGAGCGTCGCGCAGGAAGGCCTGGTGCGGATCAGGCGCCCCTGA
- a CDS encoding ammonium transporter, producing MVTASAPVSKIDAGDTAWMIAATALVLLMTIPGLALFYCGMVRKKNVLATMAQSAVSVCIVSLLWAIIGYSLAFSGDAPALGNFERILLHGIGMDSVSPFAKTIPESLFMIYQMTFAIITVALVSGAVADRMRFSAFLLFAVLWLLIVYVPLAHWVWGGGFLQSYGVLDFAGGTVVHINAGVAGLVAALMLGKRRGYGTENLAPYDLSMAVVGTGLLWVGWFGFNGGSALSAGPRASMAIVATHLAASAGALTWMLLEWKDRGKPSVLGIISGAIAGLGTITPASGFVLPWHGIVIGIVAGCGCYWACTKLKLWLGYDDSLDVFGVHGIGGCIGVTLTGVFATAAVSIDASTPNGLPGLIDGNPRQVLIQIVGALVTIAWSGVCTAVILKLVGFVTALRVTPEAEQMGLDITQHGESIHS from the coding sequence ATGGTCACTGCGAGTGCCCCGGTATCGAAGATCGATGCCGGCGACACCGCATGGATGATCGCCGCGACCGCGCTGGTGCTGCTGATGACCATCCCGGGCCTTGCGCTGTTTTACTGCGGCATGGTGCGCAAGAAGAACGTACTCGCCACCATGGCGCAGAGCGCCGTGTCGGTGTGCATTGTGTCGCTGCTGTGGGCCATCATCGGCTATTCGCTCGCGTTCTCGGGCGATGCGCCGGCACTCGGCAATTTCGAGCGCATTCTGCTGCACGGCATCGGGATGGACTCGGTGAGCCCGTTCGCCAAGACGATCCCCGAGAGCCTGTTCATGATCTACCAGATGACGTTCGCAATCATCACGGTCGCGCTGGTCTCGGGGGCAGTCGCGGACCGCATGCGCTTCTCGGCGTTCCTGCTGTTCGCGGTGCTCTGGCTCTTGATCGTCTACGTGCCGCTGGCGCATTGGGTGTGGGGCGGCGGCTTCCTGCAAAGCTACGGCGTGCTCGACTTCGCGGGCGGCACCGTGGTGCACATCAACGCAGGCGTTGCGGGCCTCGTCGCCGCGCTGATGCTCGGCAAGCGGCGCGGCTACGGCACCGAAAACCTCGCACCCTATGATCTCTCGATGGCGGTGGTCGGCACCGGCCTGCTCTGGGTCGGCTGGTTCGGCTTCAACGGCGGCTCCGCGCTCTCGGCCGGCCCGCGTGCCTCGATGGCGATCGTCGCGACGCATCTCGCCGCAAGCGCAGGCGCGCTCACCTGGATGCTGCTCGAATGGAAGGATCGCGGCAAACCCTCCGTGCTCGGCATCATCTCCGGCGCGATCGCCGGGCTCGGCACCATTACGCCCGCGTCCGGCTTCGTGCTGCCGTGGCACGGCATCGTGATCGGCATCGTGGCGGGTTGCGGATGCTACTGGGCCTGCACCAAGCTCAAGCTCTGGCTCGGCTATGACGACTCGCTCGACGTGTTCGGCGTGCATGGCATTGGCGGCTGCATTGGCGTCACGCTCACCGGCGTGTTCGCGACCGCGGCCGTGTCGATCGATGCCTCGACGCCGAACGGCCTGCCCGGGTTGATCGATGGCAATCCGCGCCAGGTGCTCATCCAGATCGTCGGCGCGCTGGTGACGATCGCGTGGTCGGGCGTGTGTACGGCGGTGATCCTGAAGCTCGTCGGCTTCGTCACGGCGCTGCGCGTCACACCCGAGGCCGAGCAGATGGGGCTCGACATCACACAGCATGGCGAGTCGATCCACTCCTGA
- a CDS encoding P-II family nitrogen regulator: MKIVMAVIKPFKLDEVRDALTGVGVHGLTVTEVKGYGRQKGHTEIYRGTEYAVNFLPKVKIEVAVDSAQVDKVVEAITAAAKTGQIGDGKIFVIPLDHAVRIRTGESDSAAL, encoded by the coding sequence ATGAAAATCGTCATGGCGGTGATCAAGCCGTTCAAGCTGGACGAGGTTCGCGATGCGCTGACGGGGGTCGGCGTCCACGGACTGACGGTCACGGAGGTCAAGGGGTACGGGCGCCAGAAGGGCCACACCGAGATCTACCGCGGCACCGAATACGCGGTGAACTTCCTGCCCAAGGTCAAGATCGAGGTCGCGGTGGATTCCGCGCAGGTCGACAAGGTCGTCGAGGCCATCACGGCCGCGGCCAAGACCGGCCAGATCGGCGACGGCAAGATTTTCGTCATTCCGCTCGACCACGCGGTGCGCATCCGCACCGGCGAGTCCGACAGCGCGGCGCTGTAG
- a CDS encoding xanthine dehydrogenase family protein subunit M — protein sequence MINFDYARAESVADAVRLIGTDPAAKFIAGGTNVVDLMKYDVEKPSRLIDISRLPLRNVEETKAGGLRIGALVPNSDLAYHPLIEARYPLLASAILAGASQQLRNMASTGGNLLQRTRCAYFYDVATPCNKREPGSGCSAIEGLNRGHAILGTSEACVATHPSDMCVALRALDATVHVTGTTCDRAIPIADFHRLPGDTPHLDTNLRPDEIITAIELPPQGFASNYSYLKIRDRLSYAFALVSVAAALDLDGKTIKQACFALGGVAHKPWRDPEAEAALSGRPPNEASFTRAADVLLRDAKALEHNAFKIDLARRAIVRTLTQAANGTPQSQSNKKIA from the coding sequence ATGATCAACTTCGACTATGCGCGCGCCGAAAGCGTCGCGGACGCGGTGCGCCTGATCGGGACCGATCCGGCAGCGAAATTCATCGCAGGCGGCACCAACGTGGTCGACCTGATGAAGTACGACGTGGAGAAGCCGTCGCGGCTGATCGACATCTCGCGGCTGCCGCTCAGGAACGTGGAAGAGACGAAGGCCGGCGGCTTGCGCATCGGCGCACTCGTGCCGAACAGCGACCTCGCCTACCACCCGCTGATCGAGGCGCGCTATCCGCTGCTTGCAAGCGCGATCCTTGCCGGCGCCTCGCAACAGCTCCGCAACATGGCGTCGACCGGTGGCAATCTCTTGCAGCGGACGCGCTGCGCATACTTCTACGACGTTGCCACCCCCTGCAACAAACGCGAGCCCGGCAGCGGGTGCTCGGCGATCGAGGGGCTAAATCGTGGTCACGCAATCCTCGGCACAAGCGAGGCTTGCGTCGCGACGCATCCGTCCGACATGTGCGTTGCGCTACGCGCGCTGGATGCAACCGTGCATGTGACCGGCACGACTTGCGATCGCGCAATCCCGATTGCGGACTTCCATCGGCTGCCGGGCGACACACCGCACCTCGACACGAACCTGCGTCCGGACGAAATCATCACGGCGATCGAACTGCCGCCGCAAGGCTTCGCGTCGAACTACAGTTACCTGAAGATTCGTGATCGTCTCTCCTATGCGTTCGCGCTGGTATCGGTCGCGGCCGCGCTGGACCTGGATGGCAAGACGATCAAGCAGGCATGTTTCGCGCTTGGCGGCGTTGCGCACAAACCCTGGCGCGATCCCGAGGCCGAAGCGGCGCTGAGCGGTCGGCCGCCGAACGAAGCGAGCTTCACCCGCGCCGCCGATGTGCTGCTGCGCGACGCCAAGGCTCTCGAGCACAACGCCTTCAAGATCGATCTCGCGCGCCGCGCGATCGTGCGCACGCTGACCCAGGCGGCAAACGGCACGCCGCAGTCGCAGTCGAACAAGAAAATCGCGTGA
- a CDS encoding P-II family nitrogen regulator, whose product MKLITAIIKPFKLEDVRDALTRLGVAGLTVSEVKGFGRQKGHTEIYRGAEYTVNFLPKIKIEVVVPDDRADRVVEAIASNAKTGQIGDGKIFVIEVEHALRIRTGETDSDAL is encoded by the coding sequence ATGAAGCTCATCACCGCCATCATCAAGCCGTTCAAGCTCGAGGACGTGCGCGACGCGCTGACCCGGCTCGGGGTCGCGGGGCTCACCGTCAGCGAGGTCAAGGGCTTCGGCCGCCAGAAAGGCCACACCGAGATTTACCGCGGCGCCGAATACACCGTGAACTTCCTGCCCAAGATCAAGATCGAGGTCGTGGTGCCGGATGACCGCGCCGACCGCGTCGTTGAGGCGATCGCCAGCAATGCCAAGACCGGGCAGATCGGCGACGGCAAGATTTTCGTGATCGAGGTCGAGCACGCGCTGCGCATCCGCACCGGGGAGACCGATAGCGACGCACTCTAG
- a CDS encoding antitoxin MazE-like protein yields the protein MAAPAERMKAMRQRRRERGLREVRLVVADARSRAVRRRVAREVAGLDPERERDALQWIEAVSEFDADATR from the coding sequence ATGGCGGCACCCGCCGAACGAATGAAGGCGATGCGACAGCGGCGACGCGAACGAGGCCTGCGCGAGGTGCGTCTCGTCGTTGCCGACGCCCGCTCGCGGGCGGTGCGGCGACGGGTGGCAAGAGAGGTCGCCGGGCTCGACCCGGAACGCGAGCGCGACGCGCTGCAATGGATTGAAGCGGTCTCCGAGTTCGACGCAGATGCGACGCGGTGA
- a CDS encoding xanthine dehydrogenase family protein molybdopterin-binding subunit: MSPYIGRATSRVDGPAKVTGAAKYAAEYSVPDLAHASVVGATIAKGSIKSIDISAAMRVHGVLAVLTHKNRPPLPDKDAAYKDEVAPEGSPYRPLYGDKVLFDGQPIALVVAETSEAARFAATLVDVEYDKQPHVTDIYVQRDAAVPVKSPPEEMGPPKTRGNPQKALAAAAVRHDAEYYVPTEHHNPMELYASTVIYEAGGKLTVYDKTQGVQNVHNYLCGVFGMKPDDVRVMSPYMGGGFGAGLRPQFQVMLAVLAARALQRSVRLVLTRQQMYALGHRPAMIQRIELGANAHGALDAITHDAVTITSTYEDFHRQETGWSALLYKSANASYAHKLARLDLATACDMRAPSAATALFALESAMDELAVKLAIDPLELRLRCYSDRDQIEDKAYSSKALRECYRQGAEAFGWAKRNPQPRSMRDGRDLIGWGMATGVWEALQMPIAVRIALSANGHAEVSCATSDIGTGTYTIMAQVAADMLGLPLDNISIKIGDSSLPQSPVEGGSWIATSVANGITTTAEAIRKELLRLAKKTPNSPLARLTVDDVALADGKLASKQDASRAVSIADVMRHGAVDRIEKELTTKPTSDHKRAQNTHSAIFAEVRVDEQLGVIRVARVVNAVAAGRILNPKTAGSQILGGVVWGIGMALHEETAIDHRFGRIMNANIAEYHVPVHADVHDIKVIFVEEHDDSNPLGLKGVGEIGIVGIAAAIANAIFHATGKRVRDLPITLDKLL; encoded by the coding sequence ATGAGTCCCTATATCGGTAGAGCCACATCCCGCGTTGACGGCCCCGCGAAAGTGACCGGCGCGGCGAAGTACGCCGCCGAGTACAGCGTTCCCGACCTCGCGCATGCGAGCGTCGTTGGCGCGACCATCGCCAAGGGCTCTATCAAGAGCATCGACATCAGCGCGGCCATGCGGGTGCATGGCGTGCTCGCCGTGCTGACGCACAAGAACCGTCCGCCGCTGCCGGACAAGGACGCGGCGTACAAGGACGAAGTCGCGCCGGAAGGCTCGCCTTACCGGCCGCTCTACGGCGACAAGGTTCTGTTCGACGGCCAGCCCATCGCGCTGGTGGTCGCCGAAACCTCGGAGGCCGCGCGTTTCGCCGCAACACTGGTCGACGTGGAATACGACAAGCAGCCGCACGTCACGGACATCTATGTCCAGCGCGATGCGGCCGTGCCGGTCAAGAGCCCGCCCGAGGAAATGGGTCCGCCGAAGACGCGCGGCAACCCGCAGAAGGCGCTCGCCGCCGCCGCGGTGCGCCACGATGCCGAGTATTACGTGCCGACCGAGCACCACAATCCGATGGAGCTCTATGCCTCGACGGTGATCTACGAGGCCGGCGGCAAGCTCACGGTCTACGACAAAACCCAAGGTGTGCAGAACGTCCACAACTATCTCTGCGGCGTCTTCGGCATGAAGCCCGACGATGTGCGGGTGATGTCGCCATACATGGGTGGCGGCTTCGGCGCAGGCCTGCGGCCGCAGTTTCAGGTGATGCTGGCGGTGCTGGCAGCCCGCGCGCTGCAACGGTCGGTGCGCCTCGTGCTGACGCGCCAGCAGATGTATGCGCTGGGCCACCGGCCGGCGATGATCCAGCGCATCGAGCTCGGTGCAAACGCCCATGGCGCCCTCGATGCGATCACGCACGACGCCGTTACGATCACCTCGACGTACGAGGACTTCCATCGCCAGGAGACGGGTTGGTCCGCGCTTCTCTACAAGAGCGCCAACGCCTCGTATGCGCACAAGCTCGCGCGGCTCGATCTCGCGACAGCGTGCGACATGCGCGCGCCGAGTGCCGCCACCGCGCTGTTTGCGCTCGAATCCGCGATGGATGAGCTCGCGGTCAAGCTCGCGATCGATCCGCTCGAGCTTCGCCTGCGCTGCTATTCGGACCGCGACCAGATCGAGGACAAGGCTTACAGCAGCAAGGCGCTGCGCGAATGTTACCGCCAGGGCGCCGAAGCCTTCGGCTGGGCGAAGCGCAATCCCCAGCCGCGCTCGATGCGCGACGGCCGCGACCTGATCGGCTGGGGCATGGCGACGGGCGTGTGGGAGGCACTGCAGATGCCGATCGCGGTGCGCATTGCGCTCTCCGCCAACGGCCACGCCGAAGTCTCGTGCGCAACTTCGGACATCGGCACCGGCACCTACACGATCATGGCGCAGGTCGCCGCCGACATGCTCGGCCTGCCGCTCGACAACATCAGCATCAAGATCGGCGACTCGAGCCTGCCCCAGTCGCCGGTGGAGGGCGGGTCGTGGATTGCGACCTCGGTGGCGAACGGCATCACGACGACCGCGGAGGCGATCCGCAAGGAGCTGCTGCGGCTCGCCAAGAAGACGCCGAATTCGCCGCTCGCCAGGCTGACCGTCGATGACGTGGCGCTGGCGGACGGCAAGCTCGCGAGCAAACAAGATGCTTCGCGCGCAGTATCCATCGCGGATGTGATGCGGCACGGCGCTGTCGACCGCATCGAGAAGGAGCTGACCACCAAGCCAACGTCCGATCACAAGCGCGCGCAGAACACGCACTCGGCCATATTCGCCGAGGTGAGGGTGGACGAGCAGCTCGGCGTGATCCGCGTCGCCCGCGTGGTCAACGCAGTGGCGGCCGGCCGCATCCTGAATCCGAAGACCGCCGGCAGCCAGATTCTCGGTGGCGTCGTCTGGGGCATCGGCATGGCGCTGCACGAGGAAACGGCGATCGATCACCGTTTTGGCCGCATCATGAACGCCAACATCGCCGAGTATCATGTGCCGGTGCATGCCGACGTGCACGACATCAAGGTGATCTTCGTCGAGGAGCACGACGACAGCAATCCGCTGGGGCTGAAGGGTGTCGGCGAAATTGGGATCGTTGGCATCGCAGCGGCGATTGCCAACGCGATCTTTCACGCGACCGGCAAGCGGGTGCGCGATCTGCCGATTACGCTGGACAAGCTTTTGTAG
- a CDS encoding ammonium transporter gives MAAPTPAAPAAAAEPAAAPAAPPACAADPDPKKAVLEKCTPNSGDTAWMLTSVALVLMMTIPGLGLFYGGMVRKKNVGDTVMTSFAITCLITILWVICTYSMAFTAGSPYIGGFSRAFLQGILSDISKGIGNPNPLAATIPETVYICFQLTFAIITPALIAGAFAERMKFSAMLWFIGLWAIFVYAPIAHWVWGPDGFLAAGNSDAMIKVLDFAGGTVVHINSGIAGLMCAICLGRRKDTGPGHNMVLTFIGAGLLWVGWFGFNAGSAVTAGMQAGMAMAVTQFATATAGFVWMLVEWIHRGKPTVIGLCTGAVAGLVAITPASGFVGPLGSLAIGAAAGIVCYWGVTGMKHMFGYDDALDAFGVHGVGGIVGALLTGVFAVEQYGGTAGLLEGNVPQLLNQVYGIVIVLVYGAVVSLIILKVIDMVIGLRVTKEVEQEGLDLALHGEAVQ, from the coding sequence ATGGCGGCGCCGACGCCTGCCGCCCCGGCAGCAGCCGCGGAGCCGGCAGCGGCGCCCGCCGCGCCACCGGCCTGTGCGGCCGATCCCGATCCGAAGAAGGCCGTGCTCGAGAAGTGCACGCCGAATTCCGGCGACACCGCCTGGATGCTCACCTCGGTCGCGCTCGTGCTGATGATGACCATCCCGGGCCTCGGGCTCTTCTACGGCGGCATGGTGCGCAAGAAGAACGTGGGCGACACCGTGATGACGAGCTTCGCCATCACCTGCCTGATCACGATCCTCTGGGTGATCTGCACCTATAGCATGGCCTTCACGGCTGGCTCCCCGTACATCGGAGGGTTCAGCCGAGCATTCCTGCAAGGCATCCTGAGCGACATCTCGAAGGGCATCGGCAATCCCAATCCGCTCGCCGCGACGATCCCGGAGACTGTCTACATCTGCTTCCAGCTCACCTTCGCGATCATCACGCCGGCGCTGATTGCAGGCGCGTTCGCAGAGCGCATGAAGTTCTCCGCCATGCTCTGGTTCATCGGCCTGTGGGCGATCTTCGTCTATGCGCCGATTGCGCACTGGGTGTGGGGACCGGACGGCTTCCTCGCCGCCGGTAACTCCGACGCGATGATCAAGGTGCTCGACTTCGCCGGCGGCACGGTCGTGCACATCAACTCGGGCATCGCGGGCCTGATGTGCGCCATCTGTCTCGGCAGGCGCAAGGACACCGGCCCCGGCCACAACATGGTGCTGACCTTCATCGGCGCCGGCCTGCTGTGGGTCGGCTGGTTCGGCTTCAACGCAGGCTCGGCCGTGACGGCAGGCATGCAGGCCGGCATGGCGATGGCGGTAACCCAGTTCGCCACCGCAACGGCCGGCTTCGTGTGGATGCTGGTCGAGTGGATCCACCGCGGCAAGCCGACCGTCATCGGCCTCTGCACCGGCGCCGTTGCGGGCCTCGTTGCGATCACGCCGGCCTCGGGCTTCGTCGGACCGCTCGGATCGCTCGCGATCGGCGCCGCGGCCGGCATCGTCTGCTACTGGGGCGTCACGGGCATGAAGCACATGTTCGGCTACGACGACGCGCTCGACGCGTTCGGCGTGCATGGTGTCGGCGGCATCGTCGGCGCGCTGCTCACCGGCGTATTCGCGGTCGAGCAATACGGCGGCACCGCCGGCCTGCTCGAGGGGAACGTCCCCCAGCTGCTCAACCAGGTCTACGGCATCGTCATCGTGCTGGTGTACGGCGCCGTCGTGTCGCTGATCATCCTCAAGGTGATCGACATGGTCATCGGCCTGCGCGTCACCAAGGAGGTCGAGCAGGAAGGCCTCGATCTCGCGCTGCACGGCGAGGCCGTTCAGTAA
- a CDS encoding (2Fe-2S)-binding protein: MARGNVAQTLPEAIPAPQKIGISLNINGVERKLDIAPWTTLLDVLREHLDLTGTKKGCDHGQCGACTVLLDGRRVNACLTLAVMKDGARVTTIEGLAADGKLHPVQQAFIDHDAFQCGYCTPGQICSAVGLIAEGKAKIEDEIRELMSGNICRCGAYTNIVAAIQQAMGEQS; the protein is encoded by the coding sequence ATGGCGCGCGGAAACGTGGCCCAAACGCTTCCGGAGGCGATCCCGGCCCCTCAGAAAATCGGCATTTCCCTCAATATCAATGGCGTCGAGCGAAAACTCGACATCGCACCCTGGACAACTCTGCTCGATGTTCTGCGCGAGCATCTCGACCTGACCGGCACGAAAAAGGGCTGCGACCACGGCCAGTGCGGTGCCTGCACGGTGCTCCTCGATGGGCGGCGCGTGAACGCGTGCCTGACCCTGGCGGTGATGAAGGACGGCGCCAGGGTCACGACCATCGAGGGGCTTGCGGCCGACGGCAAGCTGCATCCCGTGCAGCAGGCCTTCATCGATCACGACGCGTTCCAGTGCGGCTATTGCACGCCAGGGCAAATCTGCTCTGCGGTCGGCCTGATCGCCGAAGGCAAAGCCAAGATAGAAGACGAAATCCGCGAGCTGATGAGCGGCAACATCTGCCGCTGCGGCGCCTACACGAACATCGTGGCGGCGATCCAGCAGGCGATGGGTGAGCAATCATGA
- a CDS encoding type II toxin-antitoxin system PemK/MazF family toxin, whose amino-acid sequence MTVAAAGDYGKPRPAVIVQTDAFPESHASVVVCQLTSDLADAPDFRVTVEPTPENGLRRTSQIMADKPVTIRRERLGQKIGSLGDQDMARLGIALAFVFGLAD is encoded by the coding sequence ATGACCGTCGCGGCGGCTGGCGACTATGGCAAGCCCCGTCCGGCGGTCATTGTTCAAACCGACGCTTTCCCCGAAAGTCACGCCTCGGTCGTGGTCTGCCAATTGACTTCCGATCTCGCGGACGCGCCTGATTTTCGCGTCACCGTCGAGCCCACGCCGGAAAACGGATTGCGGCGCACCTCGCAGATCATGGCCGACAAGCCGGTCACCATCCGGCGCGAACGGCTCGGACAGAAGATCGGGAGTCTCGGCGACCAAGACATGGCTCGGCTCGGGATTGCGTTGGCGTTTGTTTTCGGGCTCGCGGATTAG